From Salarias fasciatus chromosome 12, fSalaFa1.1, whole genome shotgun sequence, the proteins below share one genomic window:
- the LOC115398830 gene encoding LOW QUALITY PROTEIN: PR domain zinc finger protein 12 (The sequence of the model RefSeq protein was modified relative to this genomic sequence to represent the inferred CDS: inserted 6 bases in 5 codons; deleted 2 bases in 2 codons) encodes MGSVLPGPRXGLKPALKPAAPLSLADIITSDILHSFLYGRWRHVLGEQPHQLHAHPQHLQHEDRTGPSASPRTAFTAEVLAQSFSGEVQKLSSLVLPXEVIIAQSSVPVSLHGEGLGIFSKTWIKAGTEMGPFTGRLVSPEQLDLLXDNSLMWEVFNEDGSVRFFVDASQEDQRSWMTYIKCARNEQEQNLEVVQXGSAIFYKAVETIPPDQELLVWYGNSQNTFLGIPGIPGGEEEQSKKSKNDFHSVEGSSSSSSSSSSSSLGRMRCVICHXGFNSRSNLRSHMRIHTLDKPFVCRFCNRRFSQSSTLRNHVRLHTGERPYKCHVCQSAYSQLAGLRAHQKSAAPAQRRAGAGPGAGPAAGGVVVVAGGGAGLHATHTPPPSHPPQLTAVPHPASLGTHPHMVL; translated from the exons ATGGGCTCCGTGCTGCCCGGCCCCC TGGGCCTGAAGCCGGCCCTGAAGCCGGCCGCGCCGCTGTCGCTGGCGGACATCATCACGTCGGACATCCTGCACAGCTTCCTGTACGGCCGCTGGAGGCACGTGCTGGGCGAGCAGCCGCACCAGCTGCACGCGCACCCGCAGCACCTGCAGCACGAGGACCGCACCGGGCCGAGCGCGAGCCCGAGGACCGCCTTCACCGCGGAGGTTCTGGCGCAGTCGTTCTCCGGAG AGGTGCAGAAGCTGTCCAGCCTGGTTTTAC CAGAGGTGATCATCGCCCAGAGCTCCGTCCCGGTCAGTCTGCAcg GTGAGGGTCTGGGGATCTTCTCCAAGACGTGGATCAAGGCGGGGACAGAGATGGGGCCCTTCACGGGACGCCTGGTGTCCCCCGAgcagctggacctgct ggACAACAGCCTGATGTGGGAG GTGTTCAACGAGGACGGTTCCGTGCGGTTCTTCGTGGACGCCAGCCAGGAGGACCAGCGCAGCTGGATGACCTACATCAAGTGTGCGCGGAACGAGCAGGAGCAGAACCTGGAGGTGGTCC GCGGCAGCGCCATCTTCTACAAGGCGGTGGAG ACCATCCCTCCGGACCAGGAGCTGCTCGTCTGGTACGGGAACTCGCAGAACACCTTCCTGGGAATCCCAGGGATccccggaggagaggaggagcagagcaagAAGAGCAAGAACG ACTTCCACTCGGTGGAaggctcgtcctcctcgtcctcgtcctcgtcctcgtccagcCTGGGCCGGATGCGCTGCGTCATCTGCC GCGGCTTCAACTCGCGCAGCAACCTGCGCTCCCACATGCGCATCCACACGCTGGACAAGCCGTTCGTCTGCCGCTTCTGCAACCGCCGC TTCAGCCAGTCGTCCACGCTGCGCAACCACGTGCGGCTGCACACCGGCGAGCGGCCCTACAAGTGCCACGTCTGCCAGTCCGCCTACTCGCAGCTGGCCGGCCTGCGGGCGCACCAGAAGAGCGCC GCACCGGCCCAGCGGCgagcgggggcggggccgggggcggggccggcggcCGGgggcgtggtggtggtggcgggtGGAGGGGCCGGCCtccacgccacacacaccccaccgCCGTCACACCCGCCCCAGCTGACCGCCGTGCCTCACCCGGCGTCACTGGGCACACATCCCCACATGGTGCTGTga